A genomic region of Myxosarcina sp. GI1 contains the following coding sequences:
- a CDS encoding DUF1206 domain-containing protein, giving the protein MEKLARFGYVAKGVVYALIGVLAVLAAFNAGGGQTTSTSGVLHTIASKPFGTVLLLIIGIGLIGYVVWRLIQAINDPEHKGDDAKGIARRLGYAISGLAYVGVAVNAILLALGSGGGSSGGNSQQDWTAKVLQQPFGQWLVGIGGALVIGIGIYRLYEAYKIKFRKQLKISEMDNNKQDWLVNISRFGVAARGVIFIILGFFFIQAAKQSDASEVKGLDGVLQTIAQQPFGKILLCIVALGLVAYGVYLFVQAKYRRININ; this is encoded by the coding sequence ATGGAAAAATTAGCTAGATTTGGCTATGTGGCTAAAGGGGTAGTTTATGCCTTAATCGGTGTCTTGGCAGTACTAGCTGCATTTAACGCAGGTGGAGGGCAAACTACTAGCACTTCAGGAGTATTGCACACCATTGCCAGCAAGCCCTTCGGTACAGTTTTATTACTAATAATTGGTATTGGACTTATAGGTTATGTAGTTTGGCGTTTGATCCAGGCAATAAACGATCCCGAACATAAAGGAGACGACGCTAAAGGTATTGCTCGCCGCTTGGGATATGCGATTAGTGGTTTGGCATACGTTGGTGTAGCGGTAAACGCAATTTTACTCGCTCTCGGTTCGGGAGGTGGCAGCAGTGGTGGTAACTCCCAGCAAGATTGGACGGCAAAAGTTTTGCAGCAGCCTTTTGGACAGTGGTTGGTAGGTATAGGAGGTGCCTTAGTTATTGGCATTGGTATTTATCGTCTTTATGAAGCTTATAAGATAAAGTTCCGCAAGCAGCTTAAGATATCTGAAATGGATAATAACAAACAAGATTGGCTGGTAAATATTAGTCGTTTTGGCGTTGCAGCCAGAGGCGTGATTTTTATCATTCTTGGCTTTTTCTTTATTCAAGCAGCAAAACAATCTGATGCCAGCGAAGTTAAGGGACTGGATGGAGTATTGCAAACTATCGCTCAACAGCCTTTCGGTAAGATTCTTTTATGTATTGTGGCTTTGGGTTTAGTAGCTTACGGAGTTTATTTATTCGTTCAAGCAAAATATCGTCGCATTAATATCAATTAG
- a CDS encoding phycobiliprotein lyase, which yields MISGQTANATLQSLALDFFRKSVGNWKSQRRYYTLNKETEPQEVVSFLSISFIEAGAPELLELARLHELEDTEALVCGTKVTWESNYTNQNRKPSKGSTRFGISGNILYRDRGFATPKPIIAVCSFTNPETMCLRTEYNGSVFEEEIKLIGTNYRTRQTIISRAGQEITIGQYLEKRY from the coding sequence ATGATATCTGGGCAAACAGCTAACGCTACATTACAGTCTTTAGCACTGGATTTTTTTCGTAAGTCTGTAGGTAATTGGAAATCCCAGCGACGTTATTACACCTTGAATAAAGAGACAGAACCTCAAGAAGTTGTAAGCTTTTTGTCCATTTCTTTTATTGAAGCTGGTGCGCCAGAGTTGCTCGAACTTGCCAGACTCCACGAATTAGAAGATACAGAAGCTTTAGTTTGCGGTACTAAAGTGACTTGGGAAAGTAACTACACTAATCAAAATCGCAAACCTAGTAAAGGTTCTACCAGGTTTGGCATTTCAGGAAATATACTCTATCGCGATCGCGGTTTTGCTACTCCAAAACCAATAATTGCCGTTTGTTCTTTTACTAATCCCGAAACCATGTGTCTGCGTACCGAGTACAACGGTTCGGTATTTGAAGAAGAAATCAAATTAATTGGTACCAACTATCGCACCAGACAAACAATTATTTCTCGTGCGGGACAGGAAATTACTATCGGTCAATATTTAGAAAAACGTTACTAA
- a CDS encoding EAL domain-containing protein, with product MNFSSRRIISQSQLNAFELLSKPIWIFKLEERKVWWANQAGKNFGNIFSLEQFIAREANNFEAETGLDLQNYWQQFSHKTIDKTWTFSDRDSSVSLWLTCSFVNISTDKLAILVEGNLDLETKKQIEVLNQTTSIISVYNFDGSVVMQNSAARLCYGNNRAFSEPNIDFFKGKFVNPGIAERAIAYLERGETFNTETEVYTLKNIRWHELRIEPINSFVTQKKLILVTENDITERKQSELALYAEKEFAHLTLNSISDAIVATNIKGKIKYFNSTAEKLSGLKSHEVKGKFLTEVLTFVDEETRQPIIDPVARVLREDRTIHLAPSTVFVSQGTTEYAVDSSISPIKAKNDKIMGLVLVFKDVTSTRKLNRQLSWQATHDYLTKLFNRQEFERRLQTAINTAKQEREHHVFCYMDLDQFKIVNDTCGHLAGDELLRQIATILQQRVRATDTLARLGGDEFGLLLYQCSLLQAEETANTLKQIIRNFRFIWQGKSFNIGVSIGLVIIDEYTTDLAAIFSAADAACYAAKEDGRNCVKIYRLDDNNLAKQRGERRWISRIKQAIAEDRFCLYCQKIVPVEKSSKIEYYEILLRLQDEAERLIPPMAFIPAAERYGLMITIDCWVISTFFAYYDNYCEQHLSKTKKLSQTIFTINISGVSINNPQFLNFIKDEFSRSRFSPQICFEITETSAIANLAKATQFINELKTIGCCFALDDFGRGMSSLYYLKNLPVDYLKIDGSFIKNLDRDRVNYVMIESFNRIGHAMGIKTIVEFVEDSLILTKLEAIGIDYAQGYGISRPQSIDLLML from the coding sequence ATGAATTTCTCTAGTCGTCGAATTATTTCGCAGTCGCAGCTAAATGCTTTTGAGTTATTGAGTAAACCTATTTGGATTTTCAAGCTTGAGGAACGAAAAGTATGGTGGGCTAACCAAGCTGGTAAAAATTTTGGCAATATCTTTAGCTTAGAACAATTTATAGCTCGCGAAGCGAATAATTTTGAAGCGGAAACTGGGTTAGATTTACAAAACTATTGGCAGCAATTTTCTCATAAAACTATAGACAAAACTTGGACGTTTAGCGACCGCGATAGTAGCGTCTCACTTTGGCTTACTTGTTCTTTCGTCAATATAAGTACTGACAAGTTGGCAATTTTAGTAGAAGGTAATCTCGATTTAGAAACAAAAAAACAAATTGAAGTCTTGAATCAAACTACATCTATAATTTCCGTGTATAACTTTGACGGTTCTGTAGTGATGCAGAATTCGGCAGCAAGACTTTGTTATGGCAACAATCGTGCATTTTCAGAGCCAAATATTGATTTTTTCAAAGGAAAATTTGTCAATCCTGGTATTGCCGAGCGTGCCATAGCATATTTAGAGCGAGGAGAAACTTTTAATACCGAAACAGAAGTATATACCCTCAAGAATATTCGTTGGCACGAACTGAGAATAGAACCGATAAATTCGTTCGTTACTCAAAAAAAGTTAATTCTAGTCACGGAAAACGATATTACCGAGCGCAAGCAGAGTGAGCTAGCTCTATACGCTGAAAAAGAATTCGCTCACCTGACTTTGAATAGTATTAGTGATGCTATTGTCGCTACTAATATCAAAGGTAAAATTAAATATTTTAATTCTACAGCAGAAAAACTATCGGGTTTGAAAAGCCATGAGGTCAAAGGAAAATTTTTAACTGAAGTTTTAACCTTTGTTGATGAAGAAACTCGCCAACCAATAATCGATCCAGTAGCTAGAGTTTTACGAGAAGATCGAACAATACATTTAGCACCTAGCACTGTTTTTGTCTCACAGGGAACTACAGAATATGCCGTTGATAGCTCAATTTCTCCAATTAAAGCTAAAAATGACAAGATTATGGGTTTAGTTTTGGTTTTTAAAGACGTTACTTCTACTCGTAAGCTCAATCGCCAACTATCTTGGCAGGCTACACACGATTATTTGACTAAGCTATTTAATCGTCAGGAATTCGAGCGTCGCTTACAAACAGCAATTAATACAGCCAAACAGGAGCGAGAACACCATGTTTTTTGCTACATGGACTTAGACCAATTCAAAATAGTTAACGATACCTGCGGTCATTTAGCTGGAGATGAATTACTGCGTCAAATAGCAACTATACTGCAACAACGAGTTCGTGCTACAGATACCCTTGCTCGTCTGGGAGGTGATGAATTTGGGTTATTGCTCTATCAATGTTCTTTATTGCAAGCGGAAGAAACAGCTAATACCCTCAAACAAATAATTCGCAATTTTCGTTTTATCTGGCAAGGTAAAAGTTTTAATATTGGCGTTAGTATCGGTCTGGTAATAATTGACGAATATACTACCGATTTGGCAGCTATTTTTAGTGCTGCTGATGCAGCTTGTTATGCCGCTAAAGAAGATGGTCGTAACTGTGTGAAAATTTATCGGCTTGACGACAATAATTTAGCCAAGCAGCGCGGAGAGAGACGGTGGATTTCTAGAATCAAGCAGGCGATAGCAGAAGATCGTTTTTGCCTTTACTGTCAAAAAATAGTACCCGTAGAAAAGTCATCGAAAATAGAATATTACGAAATTTTGTTGCGGTTGCAAGATGAAGCGGAGCGGCTCATCCCGCCAATGGCTTTTATTCCTGCTGCAGAACGTTATGGATTGATGATTACAATAGACTGCTGGGTAATTAGTACTTTTTTTGCCTACTACGATAACTACTGCGAGCAACATTTATCTAAAACTAAAAAGCTTTCTCAAACTATTTTTACCATTAATATTTCTGGTGTCAGCATTAATAATCCTCAATTTCTTAACTTCATTAAAGATGAATTTAGTCGCTCGCGATTTTCACCACAAATCTGTTTTGAAATTACCGAAACTAGCGCGATCGCTAATTTAGCCAAAGCTACGCAGTTTATTAACGAACTTAAAACAATAGGTTGTTGTTTTGCTTTAGATGATTTCGGTAGAGGAATGAGTTCTTTGTATTATTTAAAAAATTTACCTGTAGACTATCTCAAAATTGATGGTAGCTTTATAAAAAATCTCGATCGCGATCGTGTCAATTACGTAATGATCGAAAGCTTTAATCGGATCGGTCATGCTATGGGAATTAAAACTATCGTCGAATTTGTTGAAGATAGCCTCATTCTCACGAAACTAGAAGCTATTGGTATAGATTATGCTCAAGGTTATGGAATTTCTAGACCGCAATCGATAGATTTATTGATGTTATAG
- a CDS encoding Mrp/NBP35 family ATP-binding protein: protein MLDTNSILEVLRPVQDPELQKSLVELNMIRNVKVEGDKVSFTLVLTTPACPLREFIVEDCQKAVKQLPGVETVEIEVTAETPQQKSLPDRTSVEGVKNIIAISSGKGGVGKSSVAVNVAVALANKGAKVGLLDADIYGPNAPNMLGLSQAQIVVRQGSNGEVLEPAFNYGVKLVSMAFLIDPDQPVIWRGPMLNGIIRQFLYQVEWGELDYLIVDMPPGTGDAQLTMTQAVPMAGAIIVTTPQTVSLLDARRGLKMFQQLGVKVLGIVENMSYFIPPDMPEKSYDLFGSGGGERTSQELDVPLLGCIPLEIGLREGGDKGIPIVIAEPESASAKAIMAVAEQIAAKVSIAAFA, encoded by the coding sequence ATGCTCGATACTAACTCAATTTTAGAAGTTTTACGCCCCGTACAAGACCCCGAACTCCAAAAAAGTTTGGTAGAGCTAAACATGATTCGCAACGTCAAGGTAGAAGGCGACAAAGTTAGCTTTACCCTAGTTTTAACTACCCCTGCTTGTCCTTTAAGAGAATTTATCGTTGAAGATTGTCAAAAAGCTGTCAAACAGCTACCAGGAGTAGAAACAGTAGAAATAGAGGTAACAGCCGAAACCCCACAGCAAAAGTCTTTACCAGATCGTACTTCTGTAGAGGGAGTTAAAAACATTATTGCCATTTCTAGCGGTAAGGGAGGAGTCGGCAAAAGTTCGGTAGCGGTTAATGTAGCTGTTGCTTTGGCTAATAAGGGTGCCAAAGTCGGTTTGTTAGATGCCGATATTTACGGTCCCAATGCCCCTAATATGTTAGGACTGTCTCAGGCTCAAATTGTCGTCAGACAGGGCAGTAATGGAGAAGTGTTAGAGCCTGCTTTTAACTATGGGGTCAAACTAGTATCGATGGCGTTTTTAATCGACCCCGATCAGCCTGTAATTTGGCGCGGACCGATGTTGAACGGCATTATTCGTCAGTTTCTCTATCAGGTAGAGTGGGGAGAATTAGATTATTTGATTGTCGATATGCCTCCAGGTACGGGAGACGCACAGCTAACCATGACTCAAGCCGTACCGATGGCAGGGGCGATAATCGTCACTACGCCGCAAACCGTGTCTTTATTAGATGCTCGTCGGGGTTTAAAAATGTTTCAACAGTTAGGAGTAAAAGTGCTGGGTATTGTCGAAAATATGAGCTATTTTATTCCTCCTGATATGCCAGAGAAAAGTTACGATTTGTTTGGTTCGGGAGGAGGCGAAAGAACTTCTCAAGAACTGGACGTACCTTTACTCGGTTGCATACCCCTGGAAATTGGCTTGAGAGAAGGAGGCGACAAAGGCATTCCTATAGTCATTGCCGAACCAGAGTCGGCTTCTGCTAAAGCTATAATGGCTGTTGCCGAACAGATTGCGGCTAAAGTTTCTATTGCAGCGTTTGCATAA
- a CDS encoding secondary thiamine-phosphate synthase enzyme YjbQ: MFQEQITIQTQPDGDMHDLTTFVDKIVKQSGIKTGIAHVFNIGSTGVIGAIEFEPGLQQDLPAILNKLMPPSRDYGHEQTWHDGNGHSHLQATTLGPSLTVPVSQGKLKLGTWQQIFHLECDIKPRQRQIMVTIYGE; the protein is encoded by the coding sequence ATTTTTCAAGAACAAATAACCATTCAAACTCAACCCGACGGAGATATGCACGATCTTACGACTTTCGTAGATAAAATCGTCAAACAATCGGGCATCAAGACAGGAATCGCTCATGTATTTAATATAGGCAGCACTGGTGTAATTGGCGCGATCGAGTTTGAACCTGGATTGCAGCAAGATTTACCAGCTATCTTAAATAAGCTCATGCCTCCTAGTCGAGATTACGGACACGAACAAACCTGGCACGATGGCAATGGGCATTCTCATTTACAGGCTACCACTTTAGGACCTTCGCTGACGGTTCCCGTATCTCAAGGAAAATTAAAGCTAGGCACCTGGCAGCAAATTTTTCACTTAGAATGCGACATCAAACCTAGACAGCGACAGATTATGGTTACGATTTATGGCGAGTAA
- a CDS encoding Bax inhibitor-1 family protein, whose amino-acid sequence MSNTSNFRKAMREAQGQSIVGPEVISNALPYLGGGLILTAVGTYGGLGVLGSRPEIFMPTFWVALIAEFALFFVARGIAEKGNNSTALPLLALYSLLSGYTLSGIVALALSTSGVGIQGVGIAALGCGVTFIAGRNIGSNLSDEDGMALAQTVRLGIIALLVVLVGQLLFSVFGVYTPSWLEVAISGIGVALFAGSAVVDFYILPRTYKNEQYLPAALSMYLTYINLFVFILRLLIAINGRD is encoded by the coding sequence ATGAGTAATACCAGTAACTTTAGAAAAGCCATGAGAGAGGCTCAAGGACAGTCGATAGTCGGTCCTGAAGTTATCTCCAATGCTCTGCCTTATCTAGGAGGCGGATTGATTTTAACCGCTGTTGGTACTTATGGCGGTTTGGGCGTACTTGGTTCTCGTCCCGAAATCTTTATGCCCACTTTTTGGGTAGCTTTAATTGCCGAATTCGCTTTATTCTTTGTCGCTCGCGGCATTGCGGAAAAAGGTAACAATAGCACTGCACTACCTTTATTAGCTCTTTACAGCCTGCTTTCGGGCTATACCCTCAGCGGTATCGTAGCTTTGGCTCTCAGTACTAGCGGTGTAGGAATCCAGGGTGTCGGTATCGCCGCTTTAGGCTGTGGTGTGACCTTTATTGCAGGGCGTAATATTGGCTCAAATCTTTCCGACGAAGACGGTATGGCACTAGCGCAAACCGTTCGCCTGGGAATTATCGCTCTACTCGTCGTACTTGTCGGACAATTACTATTTTCTGTATTTGGCGTTTATACTCCTAGCTGGCTAGAAGTTGCTATATCTGGTATCGGAGTTGCATTATTTGCAGGTTCGGCAGTAGTTGATTTTTATATCTTGCCCCGTACCTACAAGAACGAACAGTATTTACCAGCAGCACTCTCGATGTATTTAACTTACATCAACCTCTTTGTATTCATTTTAAGGTTGCTGATTGCTATCAATGGTCGTGACTAG
- the dxr gene encoding 1-deoxy-D-xylulose-5-phosphate reductoisomerase, whose translation MKAITVLGSTGSIGTQTLDIVSQNPDKFRVVGLATGNNIELLAEQIRTFNPEIVAICNENKLAELHQAIASHSHQPIILAGEGGVAEVASYGDAESVVTGIVGCAGLLPTVAAIKAGKDIALANKETLIAGAPVVLPLVEKHGVKLLPADSEHSAIFQCLQGVPEGGLRRIILTASGGAFRDLSVEKLASVTVKDALKHPNWSMGKKITIDSATLMNKGLEVIEAHYLFDMDYDRIDIVIHPQSIIHSLIEVQDTSVLAQLGWPDMRLPLLYALSYPERIYTDWKQFDLVSAGDLTFREPDHKKYPCMQLAYAAGREGGLMPAVLNAANEQAVELFLDEQIEFLDIPRIIETVCDRFTRHNTASPNLSDIIEADKWARQQVKEIKQEV comes from the coding sequence GTGAAAGCAATTACTGTTCTTGGCTCGACTGGTTCTATCGGTACGCAGACTTTAGATATCGTGTCTCAGAATCCCGATAAATTCCGCGTAGTAGGATTGGCAACTGGTAACAACATCGAATTATTAGCCGAGCAAATTCGCACTTTTAACCCCGAAATTGTGGCGATTTGTAACGAAAACAAATTAGCAGAATTACACCAGGCGATCGCTTCGCACTCCCACCAACCAATAATTTTGGCAGGAGAAGGGGGAGTGGCAGAAGTTGCCAGCTACGGAGATGCTGAAAGCGTAGTTACAGGAATTGTGGGTTGTGCTGGTTTGTTGCCTACTGTGGCGGCAATAAAAGCAGGTAAAGATATTGCTTTAGCCAATAAAGAAACCTTAATTGCTGGTGCGCCTGTGGTTTTACCTCTAGTCGAAAAACACGGGGTTAAACTACTGCCAGCAGACTCCGAACATTCGGCAATTTTTCAGTGTCTTCAAGGAGTGCCAGAAGGCGGTTTGCGCCGCATTATTCTTACTGCCTCTGGCGGTGCTTTTCGCGATCTTTCCGTAGAGAAATTAGCTTCAGTTACGGTTAAGGATGCCCTCAAACATCCTAACTGGTCGATGGGTAAAAAAATTACTATCGATTCGGCAACACTGATGAATAAGGGATTAGAAGTAATCGAGGCGCACTATCTATTTGATATGGATTACGATCGCATCGATATTGTCATTCATCCCCAAAGCATTATTCATTCTTTAATTGAAGTTCAGGATACCTCAGTTTTAGCTCAGTTGGGTTGGCCCGATATGCGTTTACCCCTCCTCTACGCTCTTTCCTATCCCGAACGCATCTATACTGACTGGAAACAGTTCGATTTGGTATCGGCAGGAGATTTAACTTTCCGCGAACCCGACCATAAAAAATATCCCTGTATGCAGTTAGCTTATGCTGCGGGTAGAGAAGGTGGTTTGATGCCAGCCGTATTAAATGCCGCTAACGAACAAGCAGTAGAATTATTTTTAGACGAACAGATCGAGTTTTTAGATATTCCCCGAATTATCGAAACCGTTTGCGATCGCTTTACCAGACACAATACTGCTAGTCCTAATCTCTCAGATATTATTGAGGCGGATAAATGGGCAAGACAGCAGGTAAAAGAAATTAAGCAAGAAGTTTAA
- a CDS encoding proton extrusion protein PcxA, whose amino-acid sequence MKFNDIVNLGRNWLSATPERSLDAAYRAAIKIKAIEDEHFNGRVVSAESADYSESVVKVFQADVKNYLNTIKMRLAEFRSSRSLRIFADNRPENSTQIVRGRGIVGDREATVINKLNFIDSVVSRYNKQTSPTTKTTAKARRLSGTARNGRFAAEDDWQSQRAKRDRKLIIDDDSFESKRSNKDTNIETITDKTSVLPRSFMRTLNRIGREIDPKADDTEEEVIKRFRQSRNKTAISIRFLLLLIIVPLMTHQITKTFIITPIVKNYFASHQEQTLFINTDLEEEAFVELQRYQEKLDFESLIGIIPPLSDSEKVERIHVKAEEIAADYRNSGINAIGNIFADFCSLLAFGAIIYFCQREILVIKSFIDEIAYGLSDSAKAFLIILLTDMFVGYHSPHGWEVILEGISRHLGLPENRDFNFLFIATFPVILDTVLKYWIFRYLNRISPSSVATYKNMNE is encoded by the coding sequence ATGAAATTTAACGATATTGTCAATTTAGGCAGAAACTGGCTATCTGCTACACCAGAAAGATCTCTCGATGCAGCCTATCGTGCCGCGATCAAAATTAAGGCAATTGAAGACGAGCATTTTAACGGTAGAGTTGTGTCGGCAGAGTCTGCTGATTATTCTGAAAGCGTGGTTAAGGTTTTTCAGGCTGATGTCAAAAACTATCTCAACACGATTAAAATGAGATTGGCGGAGTTTAGAAGCAGTCGTTCCTTAAGAATTTTTGCTGATAATCGACCTGAAAACTCTACTCAGATAGTTAGAGGTAGAGGTATTGTTGGCGATCGCGAAGCAACGGTTATTAATAAACTAAACTTTATCGATTCAGTCGTTTCTAGATATAATAAGCAAACTTCACCTACAACCAAAACGACTGCAAAAGCTCGGCGTTTGAGCGGTACTGCCAGAAACGGACGGTTTGCTGCTGAAGACGATTGGCAAAGCCAGCGCGCGAAGCGCGATCGCAAATTAATAATTGATGACGACAGCTTTGAAAGCAAGCGTTCCAATAAAGATACCAACATCGAAACTATTACCGACAAAACCAGCGTGCTGCCACGCTCTTTTATGCGAACTCTAAATCGCATCGGTAGAGAAATCGATCCTAAAGCAGATGATACAGAAGAAGAGGTAATTAAAAGATTTCGTCAGAGTCGCAATAAAACAGCAATTTCAATTAGATTTTTGCTGCTTTTGATTATTGTACCTTTAATGACTCATCAAATAACTAAAACTTTTATAATTACGCCAATTGTAAAAAACTACTTTGCCAGTCATCAAGAACAAACTTTATTTATCAACACCGATCTTGAAGAAGAAGCTTTTGTAGAATTACAGCGTTATCAAGAAAAGCTGGATTTTGAAAGTTTGATCGGCATAATTCCTCCTTTGTCGGACTCAGAAAAAGTTGAAAGAATTCATGTAAAAGCAGAAGAAATAGCTGCTGACTATCGCAATTCAGGCATTAACGCGATCGGTAATATTTTTGCAGATTTTTGTTCTTTACTAGCTTTTGGCGCAATTATTTATTTTTGTCAGCGAGAAATATTAGTTATTAAGTCTTTTATCGATGAAATTGCTTATGGTTTGAGTGATAGTGCTAAAGCTTTTTTAATAATTCTTTTGACAGATATGTTTGTGGGCTATCACTCTCCTCACGGATGGGAAGTTATTCTCGAAGGTATTTCTCGACATTTAGGTTTGCCAGAAAACCGTGACTTTAACTTTTTATTTATTGCTACTTTTCCCGTGATTTTAGATACGGTTTTGAAATATTGGATTTTCCGCTATCTCAATCGCATTTCGCCATCTTCAGTAGCTACCTACAAAAACATGAATGAATAA
- a CDS encoding DUF3611 family protein has protein sequence MQDNLRSRTSVPSKQEFANRFRLLARISYWIHLFLGAVSGIILLLTIFSRSFSETNSAVIGLSLFFSLCSIVCVGFRVYWALRYSRLAKRLQNPNPSLHPKRQEIVRVLRIGLIVSLAGLLLAFLASEISTVATLAKAVAKPQSVAVYEREKVVRTLDLLLIFANVNILGAHFFGSVSSFVMFDWITKE, from the coding sequence ATGCAAGATAATTTAAGATCTAGAACTTCAGTACCGAGTAAACAAGAATTTGCCAATCGCTTTCGTCTGTTGGCAAGAATCAGCTACTGGATACATCTATTTCTGGGTGCTGTATCGGGCATTATTTTACTATTGACAATTTTTAGCCGTAGTTTCAGCGAAACTAATAGTGCCGTTATTGGTTTGAGTTTATTTTTCTCCTTGTGCTCGATTGTTTGCGTGGGATTTAGAGTATATTGGGCATTACGCTATTCTCGTTTAGCCAAACGCTTGCAAAATCCTAATCCTAGCCTGCACCCCAAACGACAAGAGATAGTAAGAGTATTGCGTATAGGTCTGATAGTAAGCTTAGCAGGACTGTTATTGGCGTTTTTGGCTTCAGAAATCAGTACCGTTGCTACACTGGCTAAAGCAGTTGCCAAACCCCAATCAGTGGCTGTCTACGAACGGGAAAAAGTTGTCAGAACTCTAGATTTGCTATTGATTTTTGCTAATGTCAATATTTTGGGAGCGCATTTTTTCGGTAGCGTTAGCTCTTTTGTGATGTTTGACTGGATAACTAAAGAATAG
- a CDS encoding trypsin-like peptidase domain-containing protein gives MMKLDFKNLTVRLKKLIKQAILYSIAFTFAVGLLVIEPSTVAAEVIGDSSTIPTPVELNNFVTSVVKNVEPAVVQINVSRSLDGVFLPFFGRSPGNRTAPTLQGVGSGFVIDTDGLIVTNAHVVDRADKVTVSFQDGLLLDGRVLGKDPITDIAVIQVESPEFLPAVTIGDSDLVQQGEWAIAIGNPLGLQETVTVGVISATNRFSRDIGIPDKRIGFLQTDAAINPGNSGGPLLNANGEVIAVNSAIIGGAQGLGFAIPINTARRIARQIIDYGKVEHPYIGIEMVSLTPEIKQRFNQSFNRQLDITSDRGILIMTVSGNSPASKAGLQVGDIIKAVNQQTVTKAETLQRLLDENGIDRNLQLEIERQNESIDITVKPEPLPEAQGRSMAG, from the coding sequence ATGATGAAACTCGATTTTAAAAACCTAACTGTCAGACTAAAAAAATTAATAAAACAAGCGATTCTTTACTCGATCGCGTTCACATTCGCAGTTGGGTTGCTGGTTATCGAGCCATCGACAGTTGCGGCGGAAGTTATAGGTGATAGTAGTACGATTCCTACCCCCGTCGAACTGAATAATTTTGTTACTTCAGTGGTTAAAAATGTCGAACCTGCGGTAGTGCAGATTAACGTTTCCCGTAGCTTGGACGGCGTATTTTTACCATTTTTTGGCAGATCTCCTGGTAACAGAACCGCACCAACTTTACAAGGTGTAGGTTCTGGCTTTGTCATCGATACTGACGGTTTGATTGTAACTAACGCTCATGTAGTCGATCGCGCCGACAAAGTAACAGTTTCTTTTCAAGATGGACTTCTTCTCGACGGTAGGGTATTGGGCAAAGACCCCATTACTGACATTGCTGTAATTCAGGTAGAGTCGCCAGAATTCTTACCTGCTGTAACCATTGGCGACTCAGATTTGGTGCAGCAGGGAGAATGGGCGATCGCTATTGGCAATCCTTTAGGTTTACAAGAAACCGTAACGGTAGGGGTAATCAGCGCGACCAATCGTTTTAGTCGCGATATTGGCATTCCCGATAAAAGAATTGGTTTTTTACAAACCGATGCGGCGATCAATCCTGGTAATTCTGGAGGACCATTATTAAATGCCAACGGAGAAGTTATTGCCGTCAACAGTGCCATTATTGGTGGCGCACAAGGGTTGGGTTTTGCTATTCCTATCAACACCGCTCGTAGAATAGCCAGACAGATAATTGACTACGGCAAGGTCGAACATCCATACATCGGCATTGAAATGGTTTCTCTGACACCCGAAATTAAGCAGAGATTTAACCAGTCTTTTAATCGTCAGTTAGATATTACCAGCGATCGCGGTATTTTAATTATGACTGTTTCTGGGAATTCTCCAGCTTCTAAAGCAGGACTACAGGTAGGAGATATTATTAAAGCCGTAAACCAGCAAACGGTAACTAAAGCCGAGACTTTGCAAAGATTGTTGGATGAAAATGGCATCGATCGCAATTTACAGCTAGAAATTGAGCGGCAAAATGAAAGTATTGATATAACCGTCAAACCCGAACCTTTACCCGAAGCTCAAGGGCGATCGATGGCAGGATAG